A stretch of DNA from bacterium:
AACCCTTACCAATCTCTGAGCAATAACCCCTTCAATTGTAGATGCAAGTAAAAATGGCTCAATATTCATATCAACAAGTCGGTAAATTGTAGTTGGAGCATCATTTGTGTGAAGTGTGCTTAAAACAATATGACCTGTTAGTGATGATTGAATTGCCATCTGTGCTGTATCAAAATCTCTAACTTCACCAACAAGTATTATATCAGGGTCCTGCCTTAATATACTCCTTAAACATTTTGCAAAAGTAAGTCCTATATGTTCTTTTATTGGTACCTGAATTGCCCCTTCAAGCATATATTCTACTGGGTCTTCTGTTGTTATAACTTTAACATCAGGAGTATTCAATTTTCTTAAAATAGCATAAAGTGTAGTTGTTTTACCGCATCCAGTTGGACCTGTTGCAAGTATTATTCCGTGTGGTTTCCTTATCATTTTCTCTATTTTTTCCATATCGTCATGAAGTAGCCCAAGGTTTTCAAGTTCAAAAATTGTTTTTCCTCTATCAAGAACACGAATTGCGAGACATTCTCCAAAAACAGTAGGAACTGTGTTTACACGAAGGTCAACCGCTCTACCCATAACTGATAGTTCAATTCTTCCATCTTGTGGAAGTCGTCTTTCAGCAATATCCATACCAGCCATAATTTTAAAACGACAGAAAAGAGCAAAAGCAAGTCCTTTTGGTGGATGAACAAGGTCATAAAGAACTCCATCTACTCTATATCTAACTCTAAAATCATCTTCAAATGGTTCAAGATGCACATCCGATGCATTATCTCTTACTGTTTGAAGTAAAATTAAATCAAACAATTTAACTACAGGTGGTAAAGAAGCAATCTCTTCAAGAGATGTTATTGTTGCATATTCTCCCTGACTTGCTATAGCATTCAATTCTTCCATTTCCTCAACATCCTGAGCAAGCCATTTTATTAAGTCATCTATCGTTTCTATTTCTTTTCCATAATATGTTTCAATTGCTTCCTTTATATTATCTTCATCTGCAAGAACCATTTTAATTTTATATCCAAGGATAAATGAAATGTCATCCTGAATATTTAAACTTAATGTATCACCAACTGCAAGTGTTAATGTATCTCTTTCAAGTTTTACTGGAATAACATTATATGTTTTGGCAAGTGCTGATGGAAAAACTTCAACTGCTTTTCTATCCACAGGAGTATTCTTCAAATCAATCATTTCAATTCCTGCCTGAATACTTAAAACTCTTTTTAAGTCCTTTTCTGAAATGTATCCAAGGTCAACAAGAATTCTTCCAAGAAAATGTCCTGTCTCTCTCTGTTTTTCAAGTGCCTCTCTAAGTTGTTGTTCTGTTATCAATCCCTGTTCAAGTAATAACTGACCGATAAGTTTTTTTGCAGTCATATTATTTCACCTTCTCCTTTTCCATTTCTGCTTCCAAACCCTCTTTCTTTGCTTCTTTCAATATTTCTTCTCCAAGAACCCCTTCTGCAACAAGTTGTGCTTTTACACTATCAGGGTCATAAGAAAATGTCAGAACATCATCAAGTCCAATCTTTCCTTCTTTAAATAATTTCATTAAAAAAGAATCCATTGTTACCATTCCCCATTTTGCACCTGTTTGTATTTCTGAAACAATCCTGTATGTTTTCCTTTCTCTTATTAAGTTCTGAATAGAGGGAGTTGCAACCATTATTTCAAAAGCAGCAACTCTACCAGGTTTATCTATCCTTTTTAATAAAACCTGTGAAATTATCGCAAGTATTGAAACAGAAAGCATAACCCTTATTTGTTCCTGCTGTGCTACAGGGAAAACATTTACAATTCTATCAACAGTTCTTGCTGCTCCTGTTGTATGTAATGTAGCAAAAACAATATGACCTGTTTCTGCTGCTGTAATTGCCGCTTCAATTGTTTCAAGGTCTCTCATTTCCCCTACAAGAAATACATCAGGGTCCTGCCTCAATCCCCTTCTTAATGCTTCAGCAAATGTAGGCACATCAACACCAAGTTCTCTTTGTGTTATTATTGACCTTTTATGTGTATGATAATATTCAATCGGGTCTTCAATCGTAATTATATGCCTTTCAAGATTTGTATTCATCCAGTCAATCATACTTGCAAGAGTTGTTGTTTTACCAGAACCTGTTGGACCTGTTACAAGGATAAGGCCACGAGGTCTTGTAAGCAGATATTTCATTGTGTTTTCATCAAGTCCTATCTCTTTAAAACTTAAAAATTTAAAAGGAATTAATCTTAATGCCATAGCAACATGCCCTCTTTCTTTAAAAACACTTACCCTGAATCTTGCCAGGTCCCTGAAAGCAAAACCAAAATCAGTCCCTCCAACTTTCTGTAATTCTTCCTGATGTTCTCTTGATGTTATTGCCTTCATATAATTTACTGTATCCTCTGGTGTGAGTGGTTCACTATCAAGTTTCTGAAGTCCTCCATGAAGACGAGCCATTGGAGGAAGACCAACATTTATATGTAGATCAGCCGCATTTTCCCTTACAACGAATTCAAGTAATTCTTCAATTCTCTTTGCCATTTATGACTCCCCTGTTACAGATATAACTTCGTCAAGTGTGGTTAATCCCATTTTTACTTTTAATACACCATCATCAAACATACTTCTCATACCTGATTTTTCTGCTACTTTTCTTAATTCTTCAGCACTCACTCTTCTTAAAGTTAAATCCCTTAACTCATCATTCATAATGAATATCTCAAAAATACCGATTCTACCAAAAAACCCTGTAAATCCACATTCATTACAACCCTTAGGCTGACATACATTCACTTCTTCTCCTTCTTTTATTTTCAATACTTTCCTTAATTTTTCATCTGGCTCAATCTTTTCCTTACAATATTGACATAAAACTCTCACCAATCTCTGTGCCATAACTCCCTGAACAGCAGAAGCAACTAAAAATGGTGGCATACCAAGGTCAATCAATCTTGTAATAGCACTTGGAGCATCATTTGTATGTAATGTAGAAAAAACTAAATGCCCTGTTAACGCTGCTCTTAAAGCAATATCGGCTGTTTCTTTATCTCTGATTTCACCAACAAGTATAACATCAGGAGATTGTCTTAAAAACGCTCTTAAAACATTTGCAAAAGAAAGTCCGATTTCCGTATTAACCGGTGTCTGATTTATACCTGGAATCTGATACTCAACAGGTTCTTCTACTGTCATAATTTTTCTATCAATTGTATTTAACTGTTGAAGTGATGCATAAAGAGTTGTAGTTTTACCAGAACCTGTTGGACCTGTAACAAGCACAAGTCCTCCTGTAAATTTTAAAATATTATTCCATTTTTCAAGGTCATCTGGTAAAAATCCAAGTTTATCAAGTCCTATTAACATTTTTGTTTTGTCGAGAATTCTCAAAACAACACTTTCTCCATAAATTCCCGGTAAAGTTGAAACTCTGAAATCAATCGGTCTACCCCCTATATCAAGCATTATTCTTCCATCTTGAGGAAGACGTTTTTCTGCAATATCCATTTTTGACATAAGTTTTATTCTTGCAATAACTGCTCTTTCAATTCTTTTTGGTGGAGAAACAATTTCATATAAAACCCCATCTATTCTAAACCTGACTCTAAATTTTTTTTCAAGTGGTTCAAGATGAATATCACTTGCTCTTCTTCTCAATGCCTCAACAAAAATCAAGTTAACTATCTTAACAACAGGCGCCTGTAAAGCAAGTGTTTCTTCATCTTCGTCAATTTCTTCAAGGTTTGGTAAATCCATATCAACAGTTGCACTACTTGCTTCCTGAAGCATTGTTGTCAAATCTTCCATTTCATCCTGTCCATAATATTTATCTATTAACTGGTCTATTTCTTCTTTAAAGGTTACAATAACTTCAACATTTTTTACACCTTCAATGTTTGCAAGTTTTTTAAAATAGTCAGCAGCAAGAATGTTTATGGGGTCATCTGTTACAAAAACAAGTGTATCAGGTCTTTTATCCCATGGAACAATCCTATGATTTTTAACAATTTTTGGAGGAAGAATACTAACAACTTCAGAAGAAATTTCTCTTGCTGGTAATTCTCTCTGAACAATACCAAGTTGAAAATAAAAAGAAGGACCTATTTCTCCAAAAGGAAGCATACCCCTTCCCTGAAAAATTTCCCTTAATGGCTGACCTGTCCTTTCCTGTTCTTCAAGGGCCTGTTCTATACTTTTTCTATCCCACAGACCTACATTTTGAATTATACTTATTATTTCTTTTTTTGTTGGCATACCATTTTATATATTACCTTAAAAAACAAAAAAGTCAATATTTATTTAAAAATGATTCCAATGCTTCTGTAATAAACTGAGAAACTGTTTTTTCTTCTTCCACTGCTTTATGTTTTACTTTTTTCATTAAA
This window harbors:
- a CDS encoding ATPase, T2SS/T4P/T4SS family codes for the protein MTAKKLIGQLLLEQGLITEQQLREALEKQRETGHFLGRILVDLGYISEKDLKRVLSIQAGIEMIDLKNTPVDRKAVEVFPSALAKTYNVIPVKLERDTLTLAVGDTLSLNIQDDISFILGYKIKMVLADEDNIKEAIETYYGKEIETIDDLIKWLAQDVEEMEELNAIASQGEYATITSLEEIASLPPVVKLFDLILLQTVRDNASDVHLEPFEDDFRVRYRVDGVLYDLVHPPKGLAFALFCRFKIMAGMDIAERRLPQDGRIELSVMGRAVDLRVNTVPTVFGECLAIRVLDRGKTIFELENLGLLHDDMEKIEKMIRKPHGIILATGPTGCGKTTTLYAILRKLNTPDVKVITTEDPVEYMLEGAIQVPIKEHIGLTFAKCLRSILRQDPDIILVGEVRDFDTAQMAIQSSLTGHIVLSTLHTNDAPTTIYRLVDMNIEPFLLASTIEGVIAQRLVRVLCPRCKQEYRPTKQELLEVGLTPEKAENMKFYKAVGCPFCRGGYKGRTGIFEILTPNEKFWQAIYERRPLGEIREIAIKDCGMKTLLDDGLQKINLGITTIEEVAKEVHGY
- a CDS encoding type IV pilus twitching motility protein PilT; this encodes MAKRIEELLEFVVRENAADLHINVGLPPMARLHGGLQKLDSEPLTPEDTVNYMKAITSREHQEELQKVGGTDFGFAFRDLARFRVSVFKERGHVAMALRLIPFKFLSFKEIGLDENTMKYLLTRPRGLILVTGPTGSGKTTTLASMIDWMNTNLERHIITIEDPIEYYHTHKRSIITQRELGVDVPTFAEALRRGLRQDPDVFLVGEMRDLETIEAAITAAETGHIVFATLHTTGAARTVDRIVNVFPVAQQEQIRVMLSVSILAIISQVLLKRIDKPGRVAAFEIMVATPSIQNLIRERKTYRIVSEIQTGAKWGMVTMDSFLMKLFKEGKIGLDDVLTFSYDPDSVKAQLVAEGVLGEEILKEAKKEGLEAEMEKEKVK
- a CDS encoding GspE/PulE family protein; its protein translation is MPTKKEIISIIQNVGLWDRKSIEQALEEQERTGQPLREIFQGRGMLPFGEIGPSFYFQLGIVQRELPAREISSEVVSILPPKIVKNHRIVPWDKRPDTLVFVTDDPINILAADYFKKLANIEGVKNVEVIVTFKEEIDQLIDKYYGQDEMEDLTTMLQEASSATVDMDLPNLEEIDEDEETLALQAPVVKIVNLIFVEALRRRASDIHLEPLEKKFRVRFRIDGVLYEIVSPPKRIERAVIARIKLMSKMDIAEKRLPQDGRIMLDIGGRPIDFRVSTLPGIYGESVVLRILDKTKMLIGLDKLGFLPDDLEKWNNILKFTGGLVLVTGPTGSGKTTTLYASLQQLNTIDRKIMTVEEPVEYQIPGINQTPVNTEIGLSFANVLRAFLRQSPDVILVGEIRDKETADIALRAALTGHLVFSTLHTNDAPSAITRLIDLGMPPFLVASAVQGVMAQRLVRVLCQYCKEKIEPDEKLRKVLKIKEGEEVNVCQPKGCNECGFTGFFGRIGIFEIFIMNDELRDLTLRRVSAEELRKVAEKSGMRSMFDDGVLKVKMGLTTLDEVISVTGES